The DNA sequence ATCCGGTTTCAGAGTGGACCTCCCAAAATAATTGTTATGAGGTCAGGACTCGGCAAACTCGTCATGGGACGTCAGCCGGTTGATCCTACTTCATTCCTCATGGAACGAGACTCAAAAGAAATAAAAATTTTTCGGTATTTGGCCTTACCTCCTCTTAACTTCTCCTATCTTCGACGGCAATACCTCAGCTGGTTTGTGGGGCCTGAAACCGAACTTCCTCCTTACGATGAGCCTCTTAAGGAGCTGTATCCCCTGTCCTGGATCCACGTACTTGGGGCAGACATCTGAGCATGAGGTAGCGAAGTGGCAGCGCCAACAACCGTGATCGCTATCTACGATAGCTATTCTTTCATCTAACCCATCGTCCCTGCTATCGACCATGTACCTGTAAGCTTGAGCTAGCGCCTGAGGACCCAAGTACTCGTGATCCGTCGCGACCGTGGGGCAGGCGGAGTAGCAAGCTCCGCACTTAAGGCAGTCCGTGAACTGGTAATATCTAGCATATTCCTCTATGGTCTGCCTATACTCTCCTGTAGGATTCTCCAACTCCTCGACGTCCTTCCTTATTATCCAAGGTTTGACAGCTCTATGCTTCTCAAAGAACGGAGTGAAGTCCCCTACCAGATCTCTGATCACGGAGAAGTTATCTAGGGGTCTGAGCTCGATGAAATCCCTATTGTGAGCGACCTCAAGGACTCTAGTCCTGCAAACGAGCATCTGCCTTCCGTTAACCATCATAGCACAGGAACCGCATAAAGCTTGTCCACATGAGTATCTGAAACTCAGTGATGGGTCTATCTCCTCCTTTATCCTGAGCAGAGCGTCTAATATGGTTGTACCTCTACTTACCTCGATCTCATACTCCTTCCACTCAGGGAAGAAGTCCTTCTTGGGATTATACTTGTAAACTCTCAGCTTAACCACCTTAACGGGCTTCCAGAGGTCAATTGAAGACTGCTCCATCATCGAGATCACCTCCACTCATATGAGACCTAAGGCCATCAGCAGGACTTGAATGCCCACGATATACGCGGCGATCCCAATGAGGAGGATGGCCCATCCTATTAGCTTAGTCCAGCACGTGTCCGGAACGAGCTCGATGAGTATAACCCTTACACCATTAAACGCGTGGTAGAGGAGGGCCGCGAGGAAGATGCCCATGTTAGCGAGGTAGAAGTAAACGTTACTAGTTATCAGCTTACCGATGTTCGGTTCGTTGTTAGCGAGTAGGTGAATTAATCCCGTTATTATCATCAGTATTCCGGTGATGTAATGGAGGAGCATCTTCGTGGACTCCCTCATGCAATCACCCTCCCATCAGGGGTTTCACTAACACCGCGTAATAGGACCAGATAATCGCTAACACTAGGAAGAGCAATATGGTGAGAGCTAGGAGGTATCTCTGCTTACCCTCAATGGAAACAGGTCTTTGGAAGGGCTTTTTAACGAGCAGCGGTTTACCTATACCTATGCCCAGGAGCTCGAGTAAGGTAAGCCTTATGCCGTTCGCAACGTGGAAAGTGATAATTATACCGAGAAGGGCATCCCACCATAATCCCGGGTGCCACCCCGTGCTGTAGAAATGCGGTAGCATGAAGAGCACTATGAGTATACCCGTTATCCTGTGGAACAGGTAAAGCTTCCTCTCGAGGACGTAACCCCTGATCTTGAACCATCCGGATACCCCTCTCCTATTGAGGGCATAATACTCGAGGTACTCCCTCTCGCCCATGGGGATCACCTCAATACTTCCTCTCAGCCGGAGGCCACTTAGTTATCCTAACGGGGAGGTAACTGAATAGGGGTTCGCCATCAGCTCCTCTGCTGATGAGGGTGTGCTTCAACCAGTTATCGTTATCCGTCTTCGGGTAATCCAGTCTGGTGTGGGCCCCCCTTGTCTCAGTCCTATTAAGAGCTGAGAGGGCAACTACGTAAGAGATCTCGAGCATCGCATCTAACTCAAGCACATGAACCAAGTTCATGTTGTATTCACGATCCTTATCCGCGACATAACCCCTTCCGAATCTCTCCTTGAGTTCCTTAAGTTTCCTTATAGCTTCCTTGAGCCCACTCTCATCCCTGAAGACGTAAACGTAATCACTCATCGTCTTCTGCATTTCCCTTCTTATCAGGTAGGGGTTCTCCCCCGTAGAACCCCTCAGTATACCGTCAAATATCCTCTTCTCCTCAGCACTAACTCTCTCCATTGGGATCTCCCTCCTATCCCTACTTAAAGCGTAATCCGCAGCTTGTCTACCGGTCAACATACCGTAAACTAAGCAATCAGTTGAGGAGTTAGTCCCTAGCCTATTAGCACCGTGTAAACTAACACAAGCCACCTCGCCCGCGGCCCAGAGCCCTTTTACGGGCGTGGCCCCGTAGGTATCGGTGTGGACACCTCCCATCGAGTAGTGAGCTACGGGCCTGATGGGTATCGGCTCTTCCACCGGATCAACACCTGCGAACTCTATGGATATCTCCCTGACATCTGGGAGTCTCTCGTTTATCTTATCCTCCCCTAAGTGCCTCAGATCCAATAGGACGTAATCTAATCCATTTGGACCCTTAAATCCCCTTCCCTCAAGTATCTCAGTCATCTCCGCTTTTGAAACGACGTCCCTTGGAGCAAGCTCCATCTTCTCAGGGGCGTACTTACTCATGAACCTCTCTCCCTTGTTGTTTATCAGGTAGCCTCCCTCTCCCCTGGCTGCTTCCGTTATCAGTATACCGGATGGCACTAACCCAGTTGGGTGGAACTGGAAGAACTCCATATCCTTCAACGGGAGTCCGGCTCTGTAAGCGATGCTCATGCCGTCTGCTGTCGAAGAGTGGGAGTACGTGGTGAATGAGAATATCCTCCCTGCACCCCCGGTAGCTAGTATCCCCGCTTTAGCGTGAAACACGTAGAAGTCCCCACTCCTAAGTTCAATAGCCGTGACCCCTCTGAACTCACCGTCTTCGACGAGTAAGGAGGTGACGAAGAACTCATGGTAAAATTTTATACCATCGTATTTCGAGGTTGTATCGTAGAGGGTGTGCATCGCGTATAACCCCGTCTTGTCTGCGGCGAAACAAGCTCTTGGGAAACTGTGTCCTCCAAAAGGCCTTTGAGCGATCCTACCATCACTTCTTCTAGCCCAAGGCATTCCCCAATGCTCTAATTGATATATCTCTTGAGGGGCTAATCTGACGAACAACTCAACGGCATCTTGATCCGCAAGCCAGGCGGCGCCCTTCACGGTATCGTAAGCATGAAGGTCAAAACTATCACCCTCATCAGGGTATAGGACAGCACCTGTCCCTCCAGCGTAAGCCACGGAGTGGGATCTCATTGCATGGACCTTAGTCACCACGCTTACGTTCAACTTATCCTCACTTCTTCTTGCAGCTTCTATAGCTGCTCTGAGACCCGCTAAGCCTGATCCTACGATCACAACATCTGTTTCAACGACTTCCACCAAGGTGCCGACCTCCCTCACCAGTACATCATTTGTCATATGGGGAGAGAGTCAATAAGATAAATGTTTCTGGAGCATTAGTTCTAAAAATCCATTTTCATTATGCAATTTATTTAATAAATCTATTAGATATCGTTCAATTTGTAGGTATTTTATTTCCTATAATTTCATCAGTAATTTTAATATTTTTGGGGTGATCTCCAGCTCACTAGGGAGGGGCGAGATGATAGTTCAGCTGAATGGTATCAAAAACTTTATTGATGGTATCCTTCAGGCGCATATAGGTACCGTTGAGCAGCTTTGGATAAGCGTTTGTTTATTTGCCATGTTTGTGATCGGCCTCATAATATATTACTGTTACTCTAAGAGTATCGGTTTTCATGAGGGGTGGGCTCATGGTAGAAATTAGCAGGAGGGATTTCATAAAGGCCGGGGTTCTAGCATCGGTAGCTTTAGCAGCAGCATCACTCGGAGTTCCGCTATCACAGTTCCTCTCCTCAGAACGCGTGGTCACCGGGAAGATAGGTGAGAGCTCCAGATCGCTACCACTGAAGATAGCCAACGTGAGTGATGTGAAACCTGATTCCCAGATATCCTTCATAATGCCCCTGAATCCCGATGGTAGTAGAGGCCAGCACCCGGCCATCCTTATAAGGCTTAGGACGGAGCTGGCGCAGAGGGCTGGGACGGAGTTTAAAGCTTACAGCGCATTGTGCCCGCATCTCGGATGCATAGTTCACCTAGAGCCAGGTAACGATATATACTGTCCCTGTCACGCTGGCTACTTCGATCCGGTCGATGGGAAGGTGATAGCGGGACCCCCGAAGAAACCTTTGCCCGAAGTGGAGATAAGGATCGATGAGATAGGGGACATCTACGCGGAGGGATGGAGGAAATGAGTTGTGAGGAGACTGGTTGCCTCTCTAAGTTCGTCAACTGGTTCATCGAGAGGTTGGGTCTAAGGGAGTTCACAGAGCTCAAAGTACATAGGCACACGCTACACCCTCTCTACAGCTTAGGCGGATTGACTACGCTGATGTTCGTGATAAACGCACTCACAGGAGTGCTCTTACTCATGTTCTACGTACCTGTGTTCGGGGAGAGCAACCTCGCTTACGATAGCATAGTGAGGATTATGGAGGAAGTAGCTTACGGTTCCATCATAAGAGGTCTACATAACTACGCAGCTAACTTGATGATATTACTCTCTATGCTTCACTTCCTCAGGGTCTACTTCATGGGGGCTTACAAGAGACCTCACGAACTGACTTATGTAATAGGAATACTCACTGGACTGCTCGCGATCCTCTGCGGAGTCACTGGCTACTCGCTTAGGATGGATCACATCGCAGCTGAAGCGATAAGGATAGGGAACACACTGGTATCGAACATGCCCGGCGGTAAGTGGATAGCACCGCTGATATACGGGACTGGGACCTTCGATGAGATCTTAGGAAGATACTTCGGGTTCCACATATTAATAGCGGGGTTCATCGCGATACTCATGTTACTTCACTTCCTCATGGTGCACACGCATCACTCATCCCCTCCTTACGATGACTCGCCTCCTGAACCAGCGGTGCCCTTCTTCCCAAACCATCTACTGACCGAGGTAGCAGCTATATTCGTGGTCCTAGGATCACTGATCGTACTATCAGCGGCTTTTCCAGCGGAGCTTGGTCAGAAGTTCCTGCCCACCGAACAACTACCCGTTGGACAACCTGAATGGTATCTCATGGCGATCTACTCTGGCATAAAGACGGGGGTGGATCCCTTCCTAGCTTTCGCAGTGGTCCCTGGGATACTGCTCCTAGTACTCGTTCTGATGCCTTGGATAGATCCGACTTACAGTAGACATCCTAGGAACAGGAGGATAGCCACTCTCTACGGTTCAATACTGCTGGGGGAGTTCGTAGTCTTCACCATATACGGCATTCTCACACCAGGTCAGGAGATACCGCTGACACACGCTTTAACAGTAGCTCTAATCACAGCTATCGCAATAGGCTTACCTGTCGCGAGATATACCTCTAAGCCGGTACCTCCGAGGAGCGTAAAGAGGGTCAGGAGAGTAAAACACACACCGCTGATAATCAAGCAGGGAAGCTATATTCTCCTAGCTATACTCATAATTCAAGCGATTGCTTCAGTTCTAGGTATTAACGCTCACCTCCAAGGGCTTTACACACTCGCCTCACTCTACTTCGGGATTTCGATAATAGCGTTCGGTTGGGTAATATTCATAGCTAAAGTGATAACGGTAGACGTGCCTTACATAACTAAGATCGTAAGAGAAGTATAAACATTTTAGGAATTTCCCCAACAACATCTTTTCATTCGATGATCAACTGAAAGCTTTTTTATCAAACGGTGGGGCTTATCCTTGATGAACCGCGATACCCTGCTGCTACTCGGAGTTACGATAATAGTGTTAGTAGTTCTAAGTTCGATGTACACGGTGATGTACAGAGGCGTAGCTCCCTCTCTTCTGGGAAGCTACACGCAAGCCCAACAATCGGGACAGACTCAAACTCAACAGGCAGCGACTAAGGAAGCCCCCTTCCCATTTAAGGATAAGTTCCTATCGACGAAGGAGTTCTCCGTGAATTACGATGTTTACATTAACAAGAGTAAGGAAGGTGAGCTAGCGGTTTATCTGAAGGGGACTAAGTCTAGGACGGATTTCTCGAGGGGAGATGCTCAGTACGTGCTGATAAGATCAGGCAACTCCTACGTGATATGCTCTAAAATGCCCGGGGAGGATTGGGTATGCTTAAATGCTCCATCCCCAGAGGGAGCTATTCAATCAACTGGTGAGGAGGGCTTCAGGGATCCGGTAAGCGAGGGTCAAGCCCTCAGCTCCCCATCCTACAACGGGTCCAGGAGTTACGCGGGGCAGAAGAGCTACTGCTACTACGTAAAGGGAGAAGTGGCCACCGGTAGCTCCGTGACGGAGATCTGCGTAACGGATAAGGGGATCCCGGTGTACTACCTCCGACTAGAGAGATCACCGGATGGAAATTTGATATTAAGGTTAGAAATCGTAGCGAAAACTATCTCCTATTCGGTGCAGGATACCGTGTTCAACCCACCGGCCACACCCTCGTGAGCCCATGTAAATATTTTTAACATATAGGTGCGAATACTATAGTGAAAGTAGTATTATACATAACATTTTTAAACTAGTGGAGCGATGATTAACGAGGGAGTATGAGAGACTTCCCGTCCTTCGAGCATGTTTACAATGCCATAATGTCGGAACTCAGAGGGTTCGTTCACGGTTCAGAGTGCAATATGGACCTGATAAGAGAGCTAATAGCAACCTTGCCGTCCGAGTCCTTAGAGCAGTTGATCGAGCAGCTACGTGAGAACCTGAGATCTTGGTTTGAGATGGGACTCATCTCAGAGGAAAGGTTGGCTAGAGGCTTGGAGAAACTGGAGGAGATAAGGAAACTATACCCCTCACCCTCTCAAAGGTGAATCTACCTCACTTGAGTGAGGACTTTGAGAAGCGATGTTTAAAGTTCACGGAAAGGTAAAGGGTCTCAATAAGTTTTTATTGGTACCGCGTCCCCACAGGATACGTGAATTTCAAGCTGATAATAATTACCGGTGGAGTAATAAGCGGGATAGGTAAGGGTGTGGTAGCTGCGTCGGTGGGTAAGCTCATTCAATCGAGGGGCCTCTCCGTCTCCATGATAAAGATAGACCCATACCTAAACCCTGACCCAGGGACCCTGAACCCAACTGAGCACGGTGAGGTCTTCGTAACGGAGGATGTCTGGATATTCAACCCGGGAAGCGGGGTCGAGTTCAAGATAGCTGAGATAGACGAGGATTTCGGCCATTATGAGAGATTCCTAGATGTGAACATGCACCCCTCCAACAACATAACGAGCGGTCAGGTGATGCTGAGCGTCATACTCGGGGAGAGGAGGGGGCAGTACTTAGGGCAAACCATAAGGTTGATCCCGCATGTGACGGAGGAGATCAAGAGGAGGGTGTATGAGGTATCAGCAAGGGAGAGGCCTGATGTCCTAATTGTAGAACTAGGTGGAACTGTAGGAGACTATGAAGCAATGGCGTTTGTTGAAGCACTGAGACAACTCAGGTTAGAGCTTGGCAGAGGAAATTCCCTCCACATTCATGTGACTTACGTACCTTTCGTCGAGACAGTAGGTGAGTTTAAGACCAAACCGGCTCAGCTCTTCTTCAGGGAAGTCTTAGCAGCAGGACTTCCTCCTGATGTCGTTATCGCTAGAACTTCCTCTCCACTTCCGGATAGCGTTAAGAAGAAGCTCGCGCTCTACGCTAGCGTGCCCCTGAGTTCGGTATTCGATGACCCGGATCTGAGCCTGACCTACGAGTTACCGATATACCTCGAAAAGCAGGGATTAGGGAGGGTGCTCTCGGAAAAACTCGGCTTGGACGGGGATTCCGATCTGAGTGATTGGGGGGAGATAGTAGAGGGGTTTAAGAGGGGTGTTAGAAGAAAAATCGCAATGGTTGGGAAGTATTGGAGGATGGCAGATGTCTACATATCGATAGTAGAAGCAATAAAGCACGCTGGAGCTAGCATAGGTGTAATTCCCGAGATAGTGTCGGTTGACTCGGAAGGGATCGAGAGGGGTGATGAGCTCTGGAAGATAGAGAGCTCTGACGGAGTAGTCCTAACCCCGGGCTTCGGTCCTAGAGGAACTGAGGGCATGATATCAGCAGCTTCACTCGCTCTTATGAACGGAAAGCCATTCTTAGGGATATGTTTCGGTGCTCAGTTAGCTACAGTTGCTTTTGCGAGAGATGTCATGGGCTGGAAGGATGCCAACTCGACGGAGATAGATCCAGCAACCCCCTGGCCTGTAGTGGATCTCCTGCCGGAGCAGAGGTCCGTTAGGGAGGTCGGGGGGACTATGAGACTCGGAGGCCAGGAGGTCCTCCTACTGGAAGGTAAATTGAAGCAAGCTTACGGTAGGGAGAGGATAGTCGAGAGGTTCAGGCATAGGTATCATATAATTAAGGAGTACGCCGAGAGGATGGAACCCCACGGTTACAGGGTGACGGCTTTAGATCCCACCGGCAGGATAGTAAATGCCTTCGAGGTCGAGGGGCACCCCTACTTCATCGGAGTCCAGTTCCACCCGGAGTTCAAGTCCAGACCTGGGAAGCCTAGTCCAACCTACCTGTCGTTTATGGAGGCCGTCAAAGCGATCTAAATACCTCCTTGGAGACTCTGACCACATTCCAAACTTCTTCATCTGTCATGCAGTGGTATATGGGAAGGTAGAGTATCTCCCTGCAGAGGGCTTTAGCTTTAGGCGTTGAGGTATCGGACGGATCGAATCCCTCAAAGAGGACGCTTAAGAAGTTATGATATCTATCACCTAGCTTAGAGATAACGGGCTGCTCTTGTAAAGGCATCGGGTAAGCCGGTCTCGCCATAATACCCCTCTCCTTGAGCATCTCCACCGCCCTATCCCTCTTCCCGGTCACTCTAATGGGGTAGAGATGCCAGACGGGATCAGCCCACTCAGCTACGTAAGGCGTCTCAACGATGTTAGAGAGCTCCTCTGAGTAGATAGACGCTATCTCCTTCCTCCTCCTATTGAACTCATCCAGCTTCTCTAACTGTGCTAGC is a window from the Candidatus Korarchaeum sp. genome containing:
- a CDS encoding Rieske (2Fe-2S) protein, yielding MVEISRRDFIKAGVLASVALAAASLGVPLSQFLSSERVVTGKIGESSRSLPLKIANVSDVKPDSQISFIMPLNPDGSRGQHPAILIRLRTELAQRAGTEFKAYSALCPHLGCIVHLEPGNDIYCPCHAGYFDPVDGKVIAGPPKKPLPEVEIRIDEIGDIYAEGWRK
- a CDS encoding CTP synthase, with protein sequence MNFKLIIITGGVISGIGKGVVAASVGKLIQSRGLSVSMIKIDPYLNPDPGTLNPTEHGEVFVTEDVWIFNPGSGVEFKIAEIDEDFGHYERFLDVNMHPSNNITSGQVMLSVILGERRGQYLGQTIRLIPHVTEEIKRRVYEVSARERPDVLIVELGGTVGDYEAMAFVEALRQLRLELGRGNSLHIHVTYVPFVETVGEFKTKPAQLFFREVLAAGLPPDVVIARTSSPLPDSVKKKLALYASVPLSSVFDDPDLSLTYELPIYLEKQGLGRVLSEKLGLDGDSDLSDWGEIVEGFKRGVRRKIAMVGKYWRMADVYISIVEAIKHAGASIGVIPEIVSVDSEGIERGDELWKIESSDGVVLTPGFGPRGTEGMISAASLALMNGKPFLGICFGAQLATVAFARDVMGWKDANSTEIDPATPWPVVDLLPEQRSVREVGGTMRLGGQEVLLLEGKLKQAYGRERIVERFRHRYHIIKEYAERMEPHGYRVTALDPTGRIVNAFEVEGHPYFIGVQFHPEFKSRPGKPSPTYLSFMEAVKAI
- a CDS encoding succinate dehydrogenase/fumarate reductase flavoprotein subunit; its protein translation is MTNDVLVREVGTLVEVVETDVVIVGSGLAGLRAAIEAARRSEDKLNVSVVTKVHAMRSHSVAYAGGTGAVLYPDEGDSFDLHAYDTVKGAAWLADQDAVELFVRLAPQEIYQLEHWGMPWARRSDGRIAQRPFGGHSFPRACFAADKTGLYAMHTLYDTTSKYDGIKFYHEFFVTSLLVEDGEFRGVTAIELRSGDFYVFHAKAGILATGGAGRIFSFTTYSHSSTADGMSIAYRAGLPLKDMEFFQFHPTGLVPSGILITEAARGEGGYLINNKGERFMSKYAPEKMELAPRDVVSKAEMTEILEGRGFKGPNGLDYVLLDLRHLGEDKINERLPDVREISIEFAGVDPVEEPIPIRPVAHYSMGGVHTDTYGATPVKGLWAAGEVACVSLHGANRLGTNSSTDCLVYGMLTGRQAADYALSRDRREIPMERVSAEEKRIFDGILRGSTGENPYLIRREMQKTMSDYVYVFRDESGLKEAIRKLKELKERFGRGYVADKDREYNMNLVHVLELDAMLEISYVVALSALNRTETRGAHTRLDYPKTDNDNWLKHTLISRGADGEPLFSYLPVRITKWPPAERKY
- a CDS encoding cytochrome bc complex cytochrome b subunit; protein product: MSCEETGCLSKFVNWFIERLGLREFTELKVHRHTLHPLYSLGGLTTLMFVINALTGVLLLMFYVPVFGESNLAYDSIVRIMEEVAYGSIIRGLHNYAANLMILLSMLHFLRVYFMGAYKRPHELTYVIGILTGLLAILCGVTGYSLRMDHIAAEAIRIGNTLVSNMPGGKWIAPLIYGTGTFDEILGRYFGFHILIAGFIAILMLLHFLMVHTHHSSPPYDDSPPEPAVPFFPNHLLTEVAAIFVVLGSLIVLSAAFPAELGQKFLPTEQLPVGQPEWYLMAIYSGIKTGVDPFLAFAVVPGILLLVLVLMPWIDPTYSRHPRNRRIATLYGSILLGEFVVFTIYGILTPGQEIPLTHALTVALITAIAIGLPVARYTSKPVPPRSVKRVRRVKHTPLIIKQGSYILLAILIIQAIASVLGINAHLQGLYTLASLYFGISIIAFGWVIFIAKVITVDVPYITKIVREV
- a CDS encoding succinate dehydrogenase iron-sulfur subunit, yielding MMEQSSIDLWKPVKVVKLRVYKYNPKKDFFPEWKEYEIEVSRGTTILDALLRIKEEIDPSLSFRYSCGQALCGSCAMMVNGRQMLVCRTRVLEVAHNRDFIELRPLDNFSVIRDLVGDFTPFFEKHRAVKPWIIRKDVEELENPTGEYRQTIEEYARYYQFTDCLKCGACYSACPTVATDHEYLGPQALAQAYRYMVDSRDDGLDERIAIVDSDHGCWRCHFATSCSDVCPKYVDPGQGIQLLKRLIVRRKFGFRPHKPAEVLPSKIGEVKRR